Proteins from a genomic interval of Vreelandella profundi:
- the dctP gene encoding TRAP transporter substrate-binding protein DctP, whose product MKASKTVSTRSVTTKLITTASVGALLLGMASVAQADNWRYAHEEYEGDVQDVFAYAFKEYIEENSDNTVQVYRFGELGESDDIMEQTQNGILQFVNQSPGFTGALIPEAQIFFIPYLLPTDEETVLTFFDESKAINEMFPELYAEQGLELLKMYPEGEMVITTNEPISSPEDMDNKKIRTMTNPLLSETYDAFGATPTPLPWGEVYGGLQTGILDGQENPIFWIESGGLYEVSPHLTFTGHGWFTTAMMANQDFYADLSEEDQALVQEASQAAYDQTIEHIKGLADEALEKIQAASDEVTVTRLNEEQIQAFRERAPQVEEAFLEMTGEGGQALLDQFKADLETVTNE is encoded by the coding sequence ATGAAGGCAAGCAAAACCGTTTCTACTCGTTCTGTTACCACGAAGTTAATCACTACTGCCAGCGTTGGCGCATTGCTGTTAGGCATGGCGTCTGTGGCACAAGCAGACAACTGGCGTTACGCTCACGAAGAGTACGAAGGCGATGTTCAAGATGTCTTTGCCTATGCCTTTAAAGAATATATTGAAGAAAATTCTGACAACACGGTGCAGGTGTATCGCTTTGGCGAGCTGGGCGAGTCTGATGACATCATGGAGCAGACGCAGAACGGCATCCTGCAGTTTGTGAACCAGTCGCCTGGCTTTACCGGTGCGCTGATTCCTGAAGCGCAAATCTTCTTTATTCCTTACCTGCTGCCGACCGATGAAGAAACCGTGCTGACGTTCTTTGACGAAAGCAAAGCCATCAACGAAATGTTTCCGGAGCTTTATGCCGAGCAAGGCCTAGAGCTGCTGAAAATGTATCCAGAAGGCGAAATGGTCATTACTACCAATGAGCCGATTAGCTCACCGGAGGATATGGATAATAAGAAAATCCGTACCATGACCAACCCGCTGCTGTCGGAAACGTACGATGCCTTCGGCGCAACGCCTACGCCGCTGCCGTGGGGTGAAGTGTACGGTGGTCTGCAGACCGGTATTCTTGATGGTCAAGAAAATCCGATTTTTTGGATAGAATCAGGCGGTTTGTATGAAGTATCGCCTCATCTGACGTTTACCGGCCACGGCTGGTTTACCACCGCGATGATGGCCAACCAGGATTTCTATGCAGACCTGTCTGAAGAAGACCAAGCGCTGGTGCAAGAAGCTTCACAAGCCGCTTATGATCAGACGATTGAGCATATCAAAGGCTTAGCCGATGAAGCGCTAGAAAAAATTCAGGCGGCGTCTGATGAAGTAACGGTGACGCGTCTGAACGAAGAGCAGATTCAGGCCTTCCGTGAGCGTGCTCCGCAGGTTGAAGAAGCCTTCCTTGAAATGACCGGTGAAGGTGGTCAAGCGCTGCTTGATCAGTTTAAAGCAGACCTTGAGACCGTTACCAACGAGTAA
- a CDS encoding TIGR02444 family protein, whose protein sequence is MPDSIALDSTRLQRLQQIPLWDFALAFYAKPGVEAACLTLQDEAGLDVCEMLFHCWLYSCGLETVSTAVSAVRKERLHWQARVTGVLRALRRDLTSSAASNEAVAALRKTIKQAELMAERENLQRWQTWALEVTIDEKCVTNIVEKPSNVAEWLEKKLNHGEKAFQFTGPSNTPSASLQALQTLVRQLDPHQGAR, encoded by the coding sequence ATGCCAGATTCTATTGCGCTTGATTCTACCCGATTGCAGCGCTTGCAGCAGATACCGTTATGGGATTTTGCGCTCGCGTTTTACGCCAAGCCAGGCGTTGAGGCGGCGTGCTTAACGTTACAGGACGAGGCGGGATTAGATGTTTGCGAAATGTTGTTTCATTGCTGGCTATATTCATGCGGCTTAGAAACCGTGTCGACAGCCGTGTCTGCCGTGCGCAAGGAGCGTCTTCACTGGCAGGCTCGAGTAACGGGTGTTTTGCGCGCACTGCGCCGCGACTTAACGTCGTCGGCTGCCTCGAACGAAGCTGTGGCAGCGCTGCGCAAGACCATTAAGCAGGCGGAACTGATGGCCGAACGTGAGAACCTTCAACGTTGGCAAACATGGGCTTTGGAAGTAACAATCGATGAAAAATGCGTCACTAACATCGTTGAAAAGCCTTCGAATGTAGCTGAATGGCTTGAAAAAAAGCTGAATCATGGTGAAAAAGCCTTCCAGTTTACTGGTCCTTCAAACACGCCTTCGGCGTCGCTTCAGGCGCTGCAAACGCTCGTTCGTCAACTTGACCCTCATCAAGGAGCGCGCTAG
- a CDS encoding ATP-binding cassette domain-containing protein, producing MIALRQVALQRGTQTLLDNADVTLNNGVKAGIIGANGAGKSSLFKLLLGELAPDQGDVEMSGGQRIAHMAQEVDALDRPIIEYVLDGDLALRQAEADLLAAREADDAHREAELHGLIETLDGYRAASRAAQLLVGLGFLQADLTRPLSAFSGGWRMRVNLARTLFMPSDLLLLDEPTNHLDLDALLWLEQWLTRYPGTLLLISHDRDFLDAVCDHIVHMHHQTLELYRGNYSQFERTRAEKLALQQAEAVKQQARREEIERFIARFKAQATKAKQAQSRVKMLERMEDIAVAHVDSPFHFTLPAADKTSRPLLVLDQAQLGYRGKTDDGSDDNIQLDKVNVTLLPGSRIGLLGPNGAGKSTLIKSLTGELELLNGKRVPGEHLAIGYFAQHQLESLDVSSTPFVHVQRLSPTASDQDIRNFLGGFGFKGDDAFGTVANYSGGEKARLALALVAWQKPNLLLLDEPTNHLDLEMREALTQALASFEGTVILVSHDRHLLRATVDEFWRVADNRVEPFDGDLEDYRVWLKARLEESRRDSRGEKAERQSQQPSGDSREARKASRKAAAELREKLRPLKKQRDQAEQTMEKAQQALEEVELVLADPELYTDSARKAELTKTLSQQAEIKARQDEAERQWLSAEEALETMEAELLASEEAVS from the coding sequence ATGATCGCACTGCGCCAAGTCGCCCTGCAACGCGGCACGCAAACGCTACTCGACAACGCGGACGTTACTCTTAATAACGGGGTAAAGGCCGGCATTATCGGGGCAAACGGCGCCGGTAAATCGAGCCTGTTCAAACTCTTGCTGGGCGAGCTTGCGCCCGACCAGGGTGATGTCGAGATGAGCGGAGGCCAGCGCATTGCGCATATGGCCCAGGAAGTTGACGCGCTTGACCGGCCTATTATCGAGTATGTGCTCGACGGCGACCTGGCATTACGACAGGCCGAGGCCGACTTACTTGCCGCTCGTGAAGCCGACGACGCCCATCGCGAAGCCGAACTGCATGGCTTAATTGAAACGCTGGACGGCTACCGTGCTGCGTCCCGCGCGGCACAGCTGCTGGTCGGGCTTGGGTTCTTACAAGCTGACCTGACCCGCCCGCTGTCGGCGTTTTCCGGCGGGTGGCGAATGCGCGTCAATCTCGCCCGCACCCTTTTCATGCCTTCTGACTTGCTACTGCTGGACGAGCCCACCAACCATTTAGACCTAGATGCTTTACTGTGGCTGGAGCAGTGGCTGACCCGCTACCCCGGCACGCTGCTGCTGATTTCTCACGACCGCGACTTTTTAGATGCGGTGTGCGACCACATCGTGCATATGCACCACCAAACGCTGGAGCTTTACCGCGGCAACTACTCCCAGTTTGAGCGCACCCGCGCCGAAAAGCTCGCTCTTCAGCAAGCCGAAGCCGTCAAACAGCAGGCGCGTCGGGAAGAGATCGAGCGCTTTATCGCCCGCTTTAAAGCACAAGCGACCAAGGCGAAGCAGGCACAAAGTCGGGTCAAAATGCTTGAGCGCATGGAAGATATCGCCGTTGCCCACGTGGACTCCCCGTTCCACTTCACGCTGCCCGCTGCCGATAAAACGTCACGTCCGCTGCTGGTGCTGGATCAGGCCCAGCTAGGCTATCGCGGTAAAACGGACGACGGAAGTGACGATAACATCCAGCTGGACAAGGTCAACGTTACCCTGCTGCCCGGCAGTCGCATTGGCCTGCTAGGTCCTAACGGCGCTGGCAAATCGACGCTGATTAAATCACTGACTGGCGAGCTTGAGCTACTTAATGGCAAACGCGTGCCCGGCGAGCATTTAGCGATTGGCTACTTTGCTCAGCATCAGCTTGAAAGCCTGGACGTTTCATCGACGCCCTTTGTGCATGTGCAGCGCCTCTCGCCCACCGCCAGTGATCAGGATATTCGCAATTTCCTGGGCGGCTTTGGCTTTAAGGGTGACGACGCCTTCGGCACAGTCGCCAACTACTCGGGCGGCGAGAAAGCCCGCTTGGCGCTGGCATTGGTCGCCTGGCAAAAGCCTAACCTGCTCTTGCTCGATGAGCCGACCAACCATCTAGATTTGGAGATGCGCGAAGCATTAACCCAGGCGCTAGCAAGCTTTGAAGGCACGGTTATTTTGGTGTCTCACGACCGCCACCTGCTGCGGGCGACCGTAGATGAGTTCTGGCGAGTAGCCGATAATCGCGTCGAACCGTTTGACGGCGATCTGGAGGATTATCGGGTTTGGCTTAAAGCGCGCCTGGAAGAGAGCCGCCGCGACTCACGCGGTGAAAAGGCCGAACGTCAAAGTCAGCAGCCCAGCGGCGACAGCCGTGAAGCGCGCAAAGCATCCCGTAAAGCGGCCGCCGAACTGCGCGAAAAATTACGTCCGCTGAAAAAACAGCGCGACCAGGCCGAACAGACCATGGAAAAGGCCCAGCAGGCATTGGAAGAGGTAGAGCTCGTGCTGGCTGACCCTGAGCTCTACACAGACAGTGCGCGTAAAGCGGAGTTGACCAAGACGCTTAGCCAGCAGGCGGAGATCAAGGCGCGCCAAGATGAAGCAGAACGGCAGTGGCTCAGCGCCGAAGAAGCGCTAGAGACCATGGAAGCCGAGCTGCTGGCCAGCGAAGAAGCGGTTAGCTAG
- the dtd gene encoding D-aminoacyl-tRNA deacylase, with protein sequence MKALIQRVTRASVEVKGQTVGAIEHGLLALVGVEKGDDQAAASKLLHKLLHYRVFSDADDKMNQNLQQVNGGLLLVSQFTLAADTRKGLRPSFSSAAPPDEGERLFDFLVDQASAAWPNVATGEFGADMQVALVNDGPVTFLLES encoded by the coding sequence ATGAAAGCGCTGATTCAGCGGGTAACGCGCGCAAGCGTAGAGGTGAAGGGCCAGACCGTGGGAGCAATCGAGCATGGGTTGCTAGCGCTGGTGGGCGTCGAAAAGGGCGACGACCAGGCGGCTGCTAGCAAGCTTCTGCACAAGCTTCTTCACTACCGTGTGTTCAGCGATGCCGACGATAAAATGAATCAAAACCTTCAGCAGGTGAACGGTGGGCTGCTGCTTGTTTCTCAATTCACCTTAGCAGCGGATACTCGTAAGGGGCTGCGCCCCAGCTTTTCCAGCGCCGCGCCGCCGGACGAAGGCGAGCGGCTATTTGACTTCCTTGTCGACCAGGCCAGCGCTGCTTGGCCGAACGTGGCCACCGGTGAGTTTGGCGCCGATATGCAGGTAGCGCTGGTCAACGATGGCCCGGTCACGTTTTTACTGGAAAGCTAG
- a CDS encoding chalcone isomerase family protein has product MRLRLNHHPALGALLTICMLLITSGVFASSVSERGERFERVVDENGQRYTLIGSGVFRYMVWNAYAGAYYQLEGETQPQPMGNQPRRLELAYFHAIKASDFAEATEETLRNTLTLYEFTQIEEPLERLNQRYSDVVPGDRYLLSWDGTQLRLALNGEVLFAEDNAELASAMFSIWLGERPLGEDFRDALLGRG; this is encoded by the coding sequence ATGCGATTAAGGCTGAACCATCACCCCGCGCTGGGCGCATTACTGACGATATGTATGCTGTTGATAACGTCCGGTGTCTTTGCCAGCAGCGTTTCTGAACGGGGTGAGCGTTTTGAACGCGTCGTTGACGAGAACGGGCAGCGCTATACGCTGATTGGCAGCGGCGTTTTTCGCTATATGGTCTGGAACGCCTATGCGGGAGCGTACTATCAGCTTGAAGGTGAGACGCAGCCTCAGCCAATGGGCAACCAGCCGAGGCGGCTAGAGCTGGCCTATTTCCATGCTATTAAAGCGTCAGACTTTGCCGAGGCCACGGAAGAAACGCTGCGGAACACGCTGACGCTGTATGAATTCACTCAGATTGAAGAGCCTTTAGAGCGACTTAATCAGCGCTATAGCGACGTCGTGCCCGGCGACCGCTATCTACTTAGCTGGGACGGCACGCAGCTACGCTTGGCGCTCAATGGTGAGGTTCTGTTTGCAGAGGATAACGCCGAGTTAGCCAGCGCCATGTTTAGTATCTGGCTAGGCGAGCGCCCACTAGGTGAAGATTTTCGCGATGCGCTGTTAGGAAGAGGCTAG
- the thiD gene encoding bifunctional hydroxymethylpyrimidine kinase/phosphomethylpyrimidine kinase — protein sequence MHPIANVLTIAGSDPSGGAGLQGDLKTFSALGVYGTNVITAVIAQNTCGVASVYPVSPQVIREQLEHLLKDVTLDAVKIGMVASREVAEVIADVLRQKRPRWIVLDPVMVAKSGDILVDDAGIRAVRDILVPLADVITPNLPEAAVLLDSPSPTSLEAMEAMLPGLMQLGAPYVVLKGGHLRGATCPDLLATPSGHEWLPASRIDTDNLHGTGCALSSAIAACLAKQPASASANAAVVAISEAKQWLHAALEASARLNVGKGRGPVHHFHAWW from the coding sequence ATGCATCCTATTGCCAATGTACTGACGATTGCAGGCTCTGACCCTTCCGGGGGCGCAGGCCTGCAGGGAGACCTGAAAACCTTTTCAGCATTAGGGGTCTATGGCACCAACGTGATCACGGCGGTGATTGCCCAGAATACCTGCGGCGTGGCGTCGGTTTATCCGGTGTCGCCGCAGGTGATTCGTGAACAGTTAGAGCATTTGCTCAAAGATGTCACGCTAGACGCGGTCAAAATTGGCATGGTGGCTAGCCGTGAAGTCGCCGAAGTGATCGCCGACGTATTGCGTCAGAAACGCCCGCGCTGGATCGTACTGGACCCCGTCATGGTGGCCAAAAGTGGTGATATCTTGGTGGATGACGCCGGTATTCGCGCCGTGCGAGATATTTTGGTGCCGTTAGCCGACGTCATCACTCCCAACCTTCCAGAAGCAGCCGTGCTGCTCGATTCGCCCTCGCCGACTAGCTTAGAAGCAATGGAGGCAATGTTGCCGGGGCTGATGCAGTTAGGCGCGCCGTATGTGGTGCTCAAAGGCGGCCATCTGCGCGGGGCGACGTGCCCTGACTTGCTGGCAACGCCCAGCGGCCATGAGTGGCTGCCCGCTTCGCGTATTGATACGGATAACTTACACGGTACCGGCTGCGCGCTCTCTTCGGCGATCGCCGCTTGTTTAGCCAAGCAGCCGGCTTCAGCATCCGCTAATGCAGCCGTGGTGGCGATTAGCGAGGCCAAGCAGTGGCTGCATGCCGCGTTAGAAGCAAGTGCCCGCCTAAACGTGGGCAAAGGGCGTGGTCCGGTGCATCACTTTCATGCGTGGTGGTAA
- a CDS encoding TRAP transporter large permease: MLATLLEGMPLLLFAAVCGVLMLGYPVALSLAGTALAFAGLGWLLQSLGVPVHFEARWMGSMPSRIYGIMTNNTLLAVPLFVLMGVLLEKSRVAETLLDAMTMAFGALRGGLGIAVVLVGMLLAASTGIVGATVVTMGLLSLPTMLKRGYSPALATGTICATGTLGQIIPPSIALVLLGDVLNNAYQQAQLSMGAWSPKTLSVGDLFVGALVPGLLLVLAYIIYLLTVAWLKPSTAPAADREGLMQELGHTGSIWPLLLKGLLPPVLLIVAVLGSILGGFATPTEASAVGAFGALLLAAANRRLSFSMLGEVVRSTAQVTSMVFLILIGATLFSLVFRAFGGEELVNHMFDSMPGGVVGATIVVMLVIFLLGFILDFIEITFVVVPIVGPVLLAMGVDPIWLGIMIAVNLQTSFLTPPFGFALFYLRGVTPQSVPTSAIYRGVVPFIIMQLGMLLALALFPGLATWLPSLM; this comes from the coding sequence GTGCTGGCGACTCTATTGGAAGGCATGCCGCTGTTACTGTTTGCTGCGGTATGCGGCGTCTTGATGTTGGGTTATCCGGTGGCTCTGTCGCTTGCGGGTACGGCGCTGGCCTTTGCCGGATTAGGCTGGTTGCTGCAATCGCTGGGCGTTCCGGTGCATTTCGAGGCACGCTGGATGGGCTCAATGCCTAGCCGGATCTACGGCATCATGACGAACAACACCCTGCTGGCGGTGCCTTTATTCGTGCTGATGGGTGTCCTGCTTGAGAAGTCACGGGTGGCGGAAACGCTGCTGGATGCGATGACCATGGCATTTGGCGCCCTGCGCGGCGGGTTGGGCATTGCGGTGGTATTGGTGGGTATGCTGCTGGCCGCGTCTACCGGTATTGTGGGAGCAACGGTGGTTACCATGGGCCTGCTCTCGCTACCCACCATGCTCAAACGCGGCTACTCACCGGCACTGGCGACCGGGACCATTTGTGCCACGGGCACTCTGGGCCAAATCATTCCGCCTTCCATCGCCTTGGTGCTGTTAGGCGATGTTCTCAACAATGCCTATCAGCAGGCACAGCTATCTATGGGCGCTTGGAGCCCCAAGACGCTTTCTGTGGGCGATCTGTTTGTCGGTGCGTTGGTGCCGGGTCTGCTACTGGTGCTGGCCTATATTATCTATCTGCTTACAGTGGCGTGGCTAAAGCCTAGTACGGCCCCGGCGGCGGATCGTGAAGGATTGATGCAGGAGTTGGGGCACACCGGCAGTATCTGGCCGCTGCTACTGAAAGGGCTTTTACCGCCCGTACTGCTAATTGTGGCCGTGCTGGGCTCGATCTTGGGCGGCTTTGCCACGCCCACGGAAGCCTCGGCGGTGGGTGCCTTCGGTGCGCTGCTGCTGGCAGCGGCCAATCGGCGGTTAAGCTTTTCGATGCTGGGTGAGGTGGTTCGCTCCACCGCCCAGGTAACCAGCATGGTGTTTTTGATCCTGATTGGCGCGACGCTGTTTTCACTGGTATTCCGAGCGTTTGGTGGCGAAGAGCTGGTCAACCATATGTTTGATTCGATGCCCGGTGGGGTGGTGGGCGCTACTATTGTGGTCATGCTGGTCATCTTCCTGCTCGGGTTCATACTCGACTTTATCGAGATCACCTTTGTGGTGGTGCCCATTGTTGGTCCGGTGCTATTAGCGATGGGGGTTGACCCCATCTGGCTGGGCATCATGATTGCGGTCAACCTCCAGACCTCGTTTTTGACGCCGCCCTTTGGCTTTGCGCTATTCTATTTGCGCGGTGTGACGCCGCAAAGCGTGCCGACATCGGCAATTTATCGCGGCGTCGTGCCGTTTATCATCATGCAGCTCGGCATGCTGTTGGCGCTGGCGCTATTCCCGGGACTGGCCACATGGCTGCCTTCGTTGATGTAA
- a CDS encoding TRAP transporter small permease subunit: MLANAHEPRLLRWLDCVTEGVGRAIAWLVVIMMLVQFAIVVLRYIFGINSIVMQESVMYMHAAVFMLGAGWTLRHDGHVRVDIFYRKMSERGRAWVDLLGTLFLLIPVMSFIAISSFHYVITSWVIMERSGDGGIPAVFLLKTLILGMVALLLLQAVAQLIRQVLIIRGKLSSSAPVHEEMI; encoded by the coding sequence ATGCTCGCCAATGCCCATGAGCCGCGCTTGCTACGCTGGCTCGACTGCGTGACTGAGGGAGTGGGCCGGGCCATTGCCTGGCTGGTTGTGATAATGATGCTGGTGCAATTTGCCATCGTCGTGCTGCGCTATATTTTCGGTATCAATAGCATCGTGATGCAAGAGTCGGTGATGTACATGCACGCCGCCGTGTTCATGCTCGGCGCCGGATGGACGCTACGTCACGATGGCCATGTGCGGGTCGATATCTTTTACCGCAAGATGTCTGAGCGTGGCCGCGCGTGGGTCGACCTGCTCGGCACGCTATTTCTGCTGATTCCCGTCATGTCATTTATCGCCATTTCAAGCTTCCACTATGTGATTACCAGCTGGGTCATTATGGAGCGGTCGGGGGACGGCGGCATTCCGGCCGTGTTCCTGCTTAAAACGCTGATTCTGGGAATGGTGGCACTGCTACTTTTACAGGCGGTGGCGCAACTGATACGTCAGGTGCTGATTATCCGCGGCAAGCTATCCAGTTCTGCCCCTGTGCATGAGGAGATGATCTAG
- a CDS encoding endonuclease/exonuclease/phosphatase family protein, whose product MRLLTFNLQVGIQTSAYHHYLTRSWQHFLPNRKRVKRLDVMSDVLGQFDVVGLQEADGGSFRSSRINQVEYLAAKAGFPHHFKQLNRNLGHLAQHSNGLLSRLVPTKIEEHRLPGTLPGRGAIHVRFGNGPDALHIFVAHLALSHRGRVRQLNYLSEIIQPLRHVVVMGDLNCTPAQLHAHERFSTSLPLHPVTPLLSYPSWQPRQALDHILLSQTLEAAEVRVMDHLFSDHLPIAVDLPLPAACLLAIKKATPAPNATQ is encoded by the coding sequence TTGCGCCTGCTGACATTCAATCTGCAGGTGGGCATTCAGACGTCTGCTTATCATCACTATCTCACTCGTAGTTGGCAGCACTTTCTGCCTAATCGGAAGCGGGTCAAGCGCCTGGATGTTATGAGCGACGTGCTGGGCCAGTTTGATGTCGTCGGTCTGCAGGAAGCCGACGGCGGCAGCTTTCGCTCCAGCCGCATCAACCAGGTGGAATATCTGGCGGCTAAGGCCGGATTTCCTCATCACTTCAAGCAATTGAACCGAAATCTTGGGCACCTTGCCCAGCACAGCAACGGGCTGCTTTCGCGTCTCGTGCCCACCAAAATCGAAGAGCACCGCCTGCCCGGGACCTTGCCTGGGCGTGGTGCCATTCACGTGCGGTTTGGTAACGGGCCGGATGCGCTACATATTTTTGTCGCACATTTGGCGCTTAGCCATCGTGGCCGGGTGCGCCAGCTTAACTACTTAAGCGAGATCATCCAGCCACTGCGGCATGTGGTGGTGATGGGCGATCTGAACTGCACTCCGGCTCAGCTGCACGCCCATGAGCGATTCAGCACCTCGTTGCCGCTGCATCCCGTTACACCTTTATTGAGCTACCCATCGTGGCAGCCCAGGCAAGCGTTGGACCACATTTTGCTATCGCAAACTCTGGAGGCCGCTGAGGTGCGGGTAATGGATCACCTGTTTTCGGATCACTTGCCGATTGCGGTTGATTTACCTTTGCCGGCCGCCTGCCTATTGGCTATTAAAAAGGCGACACCCGCACCCAACGCAACTCAATAA
- a CDS encoding thiol:disulfide interchange protein DsbA/DsbL: protein MFKTLMVAMAGLGLSAAVSAQELVAGQQYELLETPVETNVEDGQIEVTEVFWFGCPHCYRLQTPVNEWYETLGDDVSVVHMPATMGGDWNTHATAFYAAESLGIEDELHADFFNAIHQEKQSLTDPDDIAEFFANYGVSEEEAKQALTAFSVRSEVNKANSRMREMRLMGVPALVVDGRYVVTPSSAGSLENMPQVADALIKQVRAERAE from the coding sequence ATGTTTAAAACGCTAATGGTCGCAATGGCCGGCCTCGGACTTTCTGCGGCGGTGAGTGCCCAGGAACTAGTAGCAGGCCAGCAGTATGAGCTTCTTGAGACGCCGGTAGAAACGAACGTTGAAGACGGCCAAATCGAAGTGACCGAAGTGTTCTGGTTTGGTTGCCCGCACTGCTACCGCCTGCAAACGCCGGTTAATGAGTGGTACGAAACACTCGGCGATGACGTCAGCGTAGTGCATATGCCTGCCACCATGGGCGGCGATTGGAATACCCACGCGACCGCTTTCTATGCGGCTGAATCGCTGGGTATCGAAGATGAGCTGCACGCCGATTTCTTTAATGCCATTCATCAGGAAAAGCAGTCACTAACCGATCCTGATGATATCGCTGAGTTCTTTGCCAACTATGGCGTGAGTGAAGAAGAAGCGAAACAAGCGCTAACGGCTTTTAGCGTGCGTAGTGAAGTGAACAAGGCCAACAGCCGTATGCGCGAAATGCGCCTAATGGGCGTTCCGGCCCTGGTCGTTGACGGTCGCTATGTAGTGACGCCTAGTTCTGCTGGCAGCCTTGAAAATATGCCGCAGGTGGCGGATGCGCTAATTAAGCAAGTGCGTGCTGAGCGCGCAGAATAA